One genomic segment of Helianthus annuus cultivar XRQ/B chromosome 14, HanXRQr2.0-SUNRISE, whole genome shotgun sequence includes these proteins:
- the LOC118486313 gene encoding uncharacterized protein LOC118486313, translating to MASQYGSTPATQSDEVHAGMLEVFLNQFDECVKRITDTFTEGFQLYPQSEKIKEVHKLWTDKLKKVGSTCTTTEQPQTPDDKTPEKEANKENLDMSQLSQWTPSLAEEICKTVDKTTTQTTQLAVIEPPAQKTQVEEMEKTALAVTPISQKTQEEYEYTIRRGRLIHDLDLGKPKIRPERQTELTDALRSPYVKRAVSIKAKLENAELSVSSYMFSAWGSMWDVVFRTKKGVPVMRSPLESLLPGIEVHILVISAWADLLNYEEKFRLKGSIARLFCSVNMLNEDDYIKNAKSRAKTFGDNMEPVLVSADVKKIPEHALIFVPVLHEAHFYCVCFNLKDMKVEVLDNSAKDVSMQAKYKKRPEKLRDALSVYLEKNGHPAGGVIDKVEPVRLEMPWRTKNNVIDCGVFLMRHMETYKGVSGKGWECGFSNECTDAGEISYKQSKEIDDLRRKYITKMLLSEGNEYRGFVKAEVAKYNKLSADEKKRLESKAYDTILARLDN from the exons ATGGCATCTCAATATGGATCGACACCAGCGACACAAAGCGACGAG GTACATGCGGGAATGTTGGAGGTTTTCTTGAATCAATTCGACGAATGTGTAAAAAGGATAACCGACACTTTTACAGAAGGTTTCCAATTGTACCCCCAAAGTGAAAAAATCAAAGAAGTACACAAATTGTGGACAGATAAGTTGAAAAAGGTCGGATCAACGTGTACGACAACCGAACAACCACAAACTCCTGATGATAAAACACCGGAAAAAGAGGCAAATAAGGAGAATTTGGATATGTCACAGTTGTCGCAGTGGACACCTTCATTGGCCGAAGAGATATGCAAGACGGTTGACAAGACAACCACGCAGACGACTCAGCTTGCAGTAATTGAGCCGCCCGCACAGAAGACTCAGGTTGAAGAAATGGAGAAGACCGCACTCGCCGTCACACCAATCTCCCAGAAAACACAGGAAGAGTACGAATATACAATTAGACGTGGGCGGCTAATACACGATCTGGACCTTGGAAAGCCGAAAATAAGACCGGAAAGACAAACAGAGTTGACCGATGCTCTAAGGTCACCTTACGTGAAGCGGGCAGTGTCGATTAAGGCAAAGCTTGAAAACGCTGAGCTCTCCGTCAGCTCATACATGTTTTCAGCCTGGGGTTCAATGTG GGATGTTGTCTTCAGAACTAAGAAAGGAGTGCCGGTGATGAGATCTCCGCTCGAATCATTATTGCCGGGAATCGAGGTGCACATATTGGTAATAAGCGCGTGGGCGGATTTGTTGAATTACGAAGAAAAATTCAGGCTAAAGGGGAGCATCGCACGCCTGTTCTGTTCAGTCAATATGTTG AATGAAGACGACTACATTAAAAATGCAAAATCAAGAGCAAAAACGTTCGGAGACAACATGGAACCGGTTTTAGTTTCAGCTGATGTCAAAAAGATACCTGAACATGCCCTCATCTTTGTACCAGTCTTACACGAAGCTCATTTCTATTGTGTATGCTTTAATTTAAAGGACATGAAGGTAGAAGTTTTGGACAACAGCGCTAAGGATGTCTCAATGCAAGCGAAATACAAAAAAAGGCCGGAAAAATTG CGTGATGCTTTATCGGTGTACTTGGAAAAAAATGGGCATCCGGCGGGCGGGGTGATCGATAAGGTTGAGCCGGTACGATTGGAAATGCCATGGCGTACAAAAAATAATGTAATCGATTGTGGCGTCTTCCTGATGCGCCATATGGAAACATACAAGGGCGTATCTGGAAAAGGTTGGGAATGCGGATTCTCAAATGAGTGCACTGATGCGGGTGAGATTTCATACAAGCAGAGCAAAGAGATTGATGATCTCCGGCGTAAGTACATTACGAAGATGCTCCTAAGTGAAGGAAACGAGTACAGAGGTTTTGTTAAAGCCGAGGTTGCTAAATATAACAAGTTGTCGGCGGATGAAAAAAAGAGGCTAGAATCAAAAGCCTATGACACAATCCTTGCAAGATTGGATAACTAG